One window of Bacteroidales bacterium genomic DNA carries:
- a CDS encoding DUF4365 domain-containing protein, which yields MRYKNTDRLGVIESDRVITKEINWIFREQPVIDVGIDAIIEEVIKHVPTGRLIAIQIKTGKGNFHISKKHLTYYVSNIHYNYWLGYVLPVLIFAYLPEKETLVWQIISKETLKKARKRWKIEIPVNQKLSAISKSKLTEILNSRFRTVVKPAPFIGDPIPSNINIYSIIENIAYINDSTKSTLRFINIMNEMSKVTKNNTLKIKSYVERGLSENDSQVLASMNKYANDLKVFAKRIENEINIFAESFGIGISAYLQVSTTYSLLTKDNSVIRETKDGFSSLLVSFKSAKSGIQSMRDSINKLPKKYTKLKNARKLLVEAIDLVLDEYTVAEDFIKVCNE from the coding sequence ATGAGATACAAAAATACTGATAGATTAGGTGTAATAGAATCTGATAGAGTTATTACAAAAGAAATTAATTGGATTTTTCGAGAACAACCGGTTATTGATGTAGGGATTGATGCTATTATTGAAGAAGTAATAAAACATGTGCCTACAGGTCGTTTAATTGCAATTCAAATTAAAACGGGAAAAGGCAATTTTCATATTTCTAAAAAACATCTAACTTATTATGTCTCAAATATTCATTATAATTATTGGTTAGGTTATGTATTACCGGTATTAATATTTGCTTATCTTCCTGAAAAAGAAACTTTAGTATGGCAAATTATTTCAAAAGAAACTTTAAAAAAAGCAAGAAAAAGATGGAAAATTGAGATTCCTGTTAACCAAAAATTAAGTGCAATTTCAAAATCTAAATTAACTGAAATTCTAAATTCGAGATTTAGAACAGTTGTAAAACCTGCTCCTTTTATAGGCGATCCCATCCCCTCTAATATTAATATATATAGCATAATTGAAAATATTGCTTACATAAATGATTCTACTAAATCAACTTTAAGGTTTATAAATATAATGAATGAAATGTCAAAAGTTACAAAAAACAATACTCTGAAAATAAAGTCTTATGTTGAACGTGGTTTGTCAGAAAATGATAGTCAAGTTTTAGCTTCTATGAACAAATATGCTAATGATTTGAAAGTATTTGCAAAACGAATCGAAAATGAAATAAATATTTTTGCAGAATCATTTGGTATTGGTATTTCCGCATATTTACAAGTTTCAACAACATACTCTTTATTAACGAAAGATAATTCTGTTATAAGAGAGACAAAAGATGGTTTTTCAAGTCTTTTAGTATCATTTAAATCTGCTAAAAGCGGAATTCAATCAATGCGAGACAGCATCAATAAACTACCAAAAAAGTATACCAAATTAAAGAACGCAAGAAAATTATTAGTTGAGGCAATAGATTTAGTTTTGGACGAGTATACTGTTGCTGAAGACTTTATCAAGGTGTGTAACGAATAA